A part of Streptomyces sp. NBC_01210 genomic DNA contains:
- a CDS encoding alkaline phosphatase PhoX, with the protein MSATRRQVLARTGALSAGIAFTGAFSELFAGTAAARGHSGYGPLVPDPAGLLDLPKGFRYQVLSREGDPLRSGEGKVPSNHDGMSAFAGRRGRVHLVRNHENRVTAKIAVPAVEGLTYDPMGKGGCTALELDSRNNVLSERVAIAGTAVNCAGGPTPWGTWLTCEETEDRAGTNGYTKDHGFIFEVDGADPRRTGAVPLTAMGRFQHEAIAVDPKSGIVYETEDAFDRPFGLFYRFLPNKPLGGTGSLRAGGTLEAMRVPGAPDLSAIQETGASFDRIEWVPVPDSQAKETPVRLQDFGPKGITHAQKLEGCYWGGSSVYFVSSFAVSKAGSAADHFGQVWKYEPHRRRLTLVIVFGPSTDIQLPGESPDNICLAPGGGLMVCEDGGGKQHVYGLTKRGEVYPMARNAQAITSAAAAAGGTSEEPEWGEFAGVSFSPDGETMYVNCYTPGTTFAVTGPWC; encoded by the coding sequence ATGTCCGCAACACGACGTCAAGTCCTGGCTCGTACCGGTGCGTTGAGCGCCGGGATCGCCTTCACCGGTGCTTTCTCCGAACTCTTCGCGGGCACCGCGGCCGCCCGTGGGCACAGCGGGTACGGCCCGCTCGTCCCCGACCCGGCCGGGCTGCTCGATCTGCCGAAAGGTTTCCGCTACCAGGTTCTCTCCCGCGAGGGAGATCCACTGCGCTCGGGCGAGGGCAAGGTTCCCAGCAACCACGACGGCATGTCGGCCTTCGCCGGCCGGCGCGGCCGCGTCCACCTGGTGCGCAACCACGAGAACCGCGTCACCGCCAAGATCGCTGTCCCGGCCGTCGAGGGCCTCACCTACGACCCGATGGGCAAGGGCGGCTGTACGGCCCTTGAGCTGGACAGCCGCAACAATGTGCTGTCCGAGCGCGTCGCCATCGCCGGCACGGCCGTCAACTGTGCGGGCGGGCCCACTCCGTGGGGCACCTGGCTCACCTGCGAGGAGACCGAGGACCGAGCCGGCACCAATGGCTACACCAAGGACCACGGCTTCATTTTCGAGGTCGACGGCGCCGATCCGCGCCGTACCGGAGCCGTACCGCTCACCGCGATGGGCCGGTTCCAGCACGAGGCGATCGCCGTCGATCCGAAGAGCGGGATCGTGTACGAGACGGAGGACGCCTTCGACCGGCCGTTCGGGCTCTTCTACCGCTTCCTGCCGAACAAACCGCTCGGCGGGACGGGCTCGCTGCGCGCGGGCGGGACGCTGGAGGCGATGCGGGTGCCCGGGGCGCCCGACCTGTCCGCGATCCAGGAGACCGGCGCGAGCTTCGACCGGATCGAGTGGGTGCCCGTACCGGACAGCCAGGCGAAGGAGACCCCGGTCCGCCTGCAGGACTTCGGCCCGAAGGGCATCACACACGCCCAGAAGCTGGAGGGCTGCTACTGGGGCGGGAGCTCGGTCTACTTCGTCTCCAGCTTCGCCGTCAGCAAGGCGGGCTCGGCCGCAGACCATTTCGGACAGGTGTGGAAGTACGAGCCGCACCGGCGCCGGCTCACTCTGGTGATCGTCTTCGGTCCGAGCACGGACATCCAGCTGCCCGGCGAATCTCCCGACAACATCTGTCTCGCGCCCGGCGGCGGGCTGATGGTGTGCGAGGACGGCGGGGGCAAGCAGCATGTGTACGGGCTGACGAAGCGCGGCGAGGTCTACCCGATGGCGCGCAACGCTCAGGCAATCACCTCGGCCGCTGCCGCGGCGGGTGGCACGTCCGAGGAGCCGGAATGGGGCGAGTTCGCGGGCGTCAGCTTCTCGCCGGACGGGGAGACCATGTACGTCAACTGCTATACGCCCGGCACGACGTTCGCGGTCACCGGGCCGTGGTGCTGA
- a CDS encoding OsmC family peroxiredoxin: MATTRTAHTVWEGELLKGSGTVTLDSSGIGSYPVNWPSRAEQANGKTSPEELIAAAHSSCFSMALSHGLTGAGTPPTRLETKADVTFQPGEGITGIHLTVQGEVPGLDADAFAAAAEDAKKNCPVSQALAGTTITLSASLA; encoded by the coding sequence ATGGCCACCACGCGTACGGCGCACACGGTCTGGGAAGGCGAGCTGCTCAAGGGCTCGGGCACCGTCACCCTCGACTCGTCGGGCATCGGCAGCTACCCGGTCAACTGGCCGTCCCGCGCCGAGCAGGCCAACGGCAAAACCAGTCCCGAGGAGCTCATCGCGGCCGCCCACTCGAGCTGCTTCTCCATGGCCCTCTCGCACGGTCTGACCGGCGCCGGCACCCCGCCCACCCGGCTGGAGACCAAGGCCGATGTGACCTTCCAGCCCGGTGAGGGCATCACCGGCATCCACCTCACGGTGCAGGGCGAGGTCCCCGGTCTCGACGCGGACGCCTTCGCCGCGGCCGCCGAGGACGCCAAGAAGAACTGCCCGGTGAGCCAGGCCCTGGCGGGTACGACGATCACGCTCAGCGCTTCCCTCGCCTGA
- the zapE gene encoding cell division protein ZapE, translating to MLCSLARPLQLGTVSTSPITEAAPLSLCAREPRVPADRLVAEMVPPPRFDSVRFDTYVPDPNQPSQTEAVTVLSSFAAGLGGAHASGAAKRKWFSKKPAAPTGPRGVYLDGGYGVGKTHLLASLWHATPADASLKAFGTFVELTNLVGALGFQQTVQTLSGHRLLCIDEFELDDPGDTVLVSTLLGKLVDAGVALAATSNTLPGKLGEGRFAAADFLREIQGLSAHFRPLRIDGEDYRHRGLPEAPPPYSDEQVAKTAYATEGASLDDFPHLLDHLAKVHPSRYGALTDGLRAVCLTDVRPVPDQSTALRLVVLADRLYDREVPVLASGMPFDRLFSEEMLNGGYRKKYFRAISRLTALARDAKGLVGQ from the coding sequence ATGCTGTGCAGTCTGGCACGGCCCTTACAGTTGGGAACTGTGTCGACAAGCCCCATAACCGAAGCGGCCCCACTGTCCCTGTGCGCCCGCGAGCCGCGCGTACCCGCCGACCGTCTGGTCGCCGAGATGGTGCCGCCGCCGCGCTTCGACTCGGTGCGCTTCGACACCTACGTCCCCGACCCGAACCAGCCCAGCCAGACCGAGGCGGTCACGGTCCTGAGCTCCTTCGCGGCGGGCCTCGGCGGGGCACACGCGAGCGGCGCCGCCAAGCGCAAGTGGTTCAGCAAGAAGCCCGCGGCCCCCACCGGGCCGCGCGGCGTCTATCTCGACGGCGGCTACGGCGTGGGCAAGACCCATCTGCTGGCCTCCCTCTGGCACGCCACCCCGGCGGACGCGTCACTCAAGGCCTTCGGCACCTTTGTGGAGCTGACGAACCTGGTGGGCGCGCTCGGCTTCCAGCAGACCGTGCAGACACTGAGCGGGCACCGGCTGCTCTGCATCGACGAATTCGAACTGGACGACCCGGGCGACACCGTCCTCGTATCGACGCTGCTCGGAAAGCTCGTCGACGCGGGCGTCGCGCTGGCGGCCACCTCCAACACGCTGCCCGGCAAGCTCGGCGAGGGCCGGTTCGCCGCCGCCGACTTCCTCCGCGAGATCCAGGGGCTCTCCGCGCACTTCCGGCCGCTGCGGATCGACGGCGAGGACTACCGTCACCGCGGGCTGCCCGAGGCCCCTCCCCCGTACTCCGACGAGCAGGTCGCCAAGACCGCGTACGCCACCGAAGGCGCGTCCCTGGACGACTTCCCGCATCTCCTCGACCACCTCGCAAAGGTCCACCCGAGCCGGTACGGGGCACTCACCGACGGTCTGCGCGCGGTCTGCCTGACCGATGTCCGGCCCGTCCCCGACCAGTCGACGGCCCTGCGACTGGTCGTACTCGCCGACCGGCTGTACGACCGGGAGGTGCCGGTGCTCGCCTCGGGAATGCCCTTCGACCGGCTCTTCAGCGAAGAGATGCTGAACGGCGGCTATCGGAAGAAGTACTTCCGGGCGATCTCGCGGCTCACCGCGCTGGCCCGGGACGCGAAGGGGCTTGTGGGGCAGTAG
- a CDS encoding pyrimidine reductase family protein, whose protein sequence is MRRLFPVTDPTAAVDREWSLDELADAYGYPDGGGPWLRANMVSTLDGAAQHEGRSQPISSDTDMRIFGTLRGLADAVVVGAETVRLEGYRPARAREAFAERRAAAGQGPAPAIAVVSASLDLDLSLPLFAEPLVPTLLLTGAAAPPDRIRAAEKAGAEVVIAGDGPGVEPPRAVRALGERGLVRLLTEGGPRLLGQFVAAGALDELCLSLSPTLTAGDAQRIAGGPALAVPERFALASVLEEAGFLFTRYRRI, encoded by the coding sequence ATGCGACGCCTGTTCCCTGTGACCGATCCGACAGCCGCCGTGGACCGCGAGTGGTCCCTGGACGAGCTGGCCGACGCCTATGGGTATCCGGACGGGGGCGGCCCCTGGCTGCGGGCGAACATGGTCTCCACGCTGGACGGGGCGGCCCAGCACGAGGGCCGCTCCCAGCCGATCTCCTCCGACACGGACATGCGGATCTTCGGCACCCTGCGGGGTCTCGCCGACGCGGTCGTGGTCGGCGCGGAAACGGTACGCCTCGAGGGCTACCGCCCCGCCCGTGCCCGCGAGGCCTTCGCCGAGCGGCGGGCCGCGGCCGGCCAGGGCCCCGCCCCCGCCATCGCCGTGGTCAGCGCCTCGCTCGACCTGGACCTCTCGCTTCCGCTGTTTGCCGAGCCGCTCGTTCCGACGCTGCTGCTGACGGGGGCCGCGGCGCCCCCGGACCGTATCCGGGCGGCGGAGAAGGCGGGCGCGGAGGTGGTGATCGCCGGGGACGGCCCCGGGGTGGAGCCGCCCAGGGCGGTACGGGCGCTCGGCGAGCGGGGACTGGTCCGGCTGCTCACCGAGGGCGGGCCGCGGCTGCTGGGTCAGTTCGTGGCGGCCGGGGCGCTGGACGAGCTGTGTCTGAGCCTGTCGCCGACACTGACGGCGGGGGACGCGCAGCGGATCGCGGGCGGACCGGCGCTGGCTGTTCCGGAGAGGTTCGCCCTGGCATCGGTACTGGAGGAGGCAGGGTTCCTTTTCACCCGCTACCGTCGCATCTGA
- a CDS encoding indole-3-glycerol phosphate synthase — protein sequence MFTSVLMIEKPLTSEDVEFVTTLHGEENISFIVLMQPRGDQADLLLRAIDDVALGELKEAVREGDEPEGKDAKGPAELALEHSLGALRAAGCEAVGQVVEDHPLDKLKSVVDESGADEVIVLTAPHYVEEFFHRDWASRARHKVGVPVLKLFAHSE from the coding sequence GTGTTCACAAGCGTATTGATGATCGAGAAGCCCCTGACCTCCGAGGACGTTGAATTCGTCACCACTCTGCACGGGGAGGAGAACATCTCCTTCATCGTGCTGATGCAGCCCCGGGGCGATCAGGCCGATCTCCTGCTGCGCGCCATCGACGACGTGGCACTCGGCGAACTGAAGGAGGCCGTCCGCGAGGGCGACGAGCCCGAGGGGAAGGATGCCAAGGGCCCCGCCGAGCTCGCCCTGGAGCACTCGCTCGGGGCGCTCCGGGCGGCGGGCTGCGAGGCCGTCGGCCAGGTCGTCGAGGACCATCCGCTGGACAAGCTGAAGTCCGTGGTGGACGAATCGGGCGCCGACGAGGTGATCGTGCTGACCGCGCCGCACTATGTGGAGGAGTTCTTCCACCGGGACTGGGCCTCCCGGGCCCGCCACAAGGTCGGCGTCCCCGTGCTCAAGCTATTCGCGCACAGCGAATAG
- the murC gene encoding UDP-N-acetylmuramate--L-alanine ligase, translating to MAPAVPSAMERPHFIGIGGAGMSGIAKILAQRGAKVAGSDAKESATAEALRALGATVHIGHAAEYLSTDASCVVVSSAIRADNPELARATELSVPVVHRSDALASLMIGLRSIAVAGTHGKTTTTSMLAVALTELGLDPSYAIGGDLEGPGTNARHGAGDIFVAEADESDRSFQKYAPEVAIVLNVELDHHANYASMDEIYDSFETFVGKVVPGGTLVISADQPGAVELTARVRDLSTLKVVTYGESESADVRVHKVTPRGLTSEVTVLLGGRFLTFTVSVPGSHYAHNAVAALAAGVALGIPAHNLASAIGKYTGVKRRLQLKGEAAGVQVIDSYAHHPTEMTADIEAMRGAAADARLLVVFQPHLFSRTQELGTEMGQALALADASVVLDIYPAREDPIPGITSTLIIDAARTAGADVTAVHDKATVPDVIAGMAKPGDLVLTMGAGDVTDLGPVILARLAGR from the coding sequence ATGGCACCCGCCGTCCCTAGCGCCATGGAACGCCCGCACTTCATCGGCATCGGCGGCGCCGGAATGTCGGGCATCGCGAAGATCCTCGCCCAGCGCGGCGCGAAGGTGGCGGGCAGCGACGCGAAGGAGTCGGCCACGGCGGAGGCCCTGCGCGCGCTCGGCGCCACCGTCCACATCGGGCACGCGGCCGAGTACCTGTCGACCGACGCCAGCTGCGTCGTCGTCTCCAGCGCGATCCGCGCCGACAACCCGGAGCTGGCGCGCGCGACCGAGCTCTCCGTACCGGTCGTCCACCGCTCCGACGCGCTGGCCTCGCTGATGATCGGGCTGCGCTCGATCGCCGTCGCCGGTACCCACGGCAAGACCACCACGACGTCCATGCTGGCCGTGGCCCTCACCGAGCTGGGGCTCGACCCCTCGTACGCGATCGGCGGCGACCTCGAAGGGCCGGGGACGAACGCCCGCCACGGTGCGGGCGACATCTTCGTCGCCGAGGCCGACGAGAGCGACCGCAGCTTCCAGAAGTACGCCCCCGAGGTCGCGATCGTCCTCAATGTGGAGCTCGACCACCACGCCAACTACGCCTCGATGGACGAGATCTACGACTCCTTCGAGACGTTCGTCGGCAAGGTCGTCCCGGGCGGCACGCTGGTGATCTCGGCGGACCAGCCCGGGGCGGTCGAGCTCACCGCGCGCGTCCGCGACCTGTCCACGCTGAAGGTCGTCACCTACGGCGAGTCCGAGTCCGCCGACGTCCGCGTCCACAAGGTCACCCCGCGCGGCCTCACCAGCGAGGTCACGGTTCTGCTCGGTGGCCGGTTCCTCACCTTCACCGTCTCGGTCCCCGGCAGCCACTACGCGCACAATGCCGTGGCCGCCCTCGCCGCGGGCGTCGCGCTCGGCATCCCGGCGCACAATCTCGCCTCGGCCATCGGCAAGTACACCGGCGTCAAGCGCCGTCTCCAGCTCAAGGGCGAGGCCGCCGGCGTCCAGGTGATCGACTCGTACGCGCACCACCCGACCGAGATGACCGCCGACATCGAGGCCATGCGCGGCGCGGCGGCGGACGCCCGGCTGCTGGTCGTCTTCCAGCCGCACCTCTTCTCCCGTACGCAGGAACTGGGCACGGAGATGGGCCAGGCGCTCGCGCTGGCGGACGCCTCGGTGGTCCTCGACATCTACCCGGCCCGCGAGGACCCGATCCCGGGCATCACCAGCACCCTGATCATCGACGCCGCCCGCACGGCAGGCGCCGATGTCACGGCCGTCCACGACAAGGCGACCGTCCCCGACGTCATCGCGGGAATGGCGAAGCCGGGCGATCTGGTTCTCACTATGGGCGCGGGTGACGTGACGGACCTCGGTCCGGTCATCCTGGCCCGTCTGGCCGGTAGGTAG
- the msrB gene encoding peptide-methionine (R)-S-oxide reductase MsrB, whose protein sequence is MSYDVDKPDEQWRAELSPAEYQVLRKAGTEPAFVGEYTDTKTAGVYSCRACGAELFRSDTKFESHCGWPSFYDPKDTDAVELIEDRSHGMARTEVRCARCGSHLGHVFEGEGYPTPTDQRYCINSISLRLSPDEG, encoded by the coding sequence ATGTCGTACGACGTCGACAAGCCGGACGAGCAGTGGCGTGCCGAGCTGTCCCCCGCGGAGTACCAGGTCCTGCGCAAGGCCGGCACCGAGCCCGCCTTCGTCGGTGAGTACACCGACACCAAGACGGCGGGTGTCTACTCCTGTCGGGCGTGCGGCGCCGAGCTGTTCCGCTCCGACACGAAATTCGAGTCGCACTGCGGCTGGCCGTCCTTCTACGACCCGAAGGACACGGACGCGGTCGAGCTGATCGAGGACCGCTCGCACGGCATGGCCCGCACGGAGGTGCGGTGCGCGCGGTGCGGATCGCATCTGGGCCACGTCTTCGAGGGCGAGGGCTATCCGACGCCGACGGACCAGCGGTATTGCATCAACAGCATTTCGCTGCGGCTGAGCCCGGACGAGGGCTGA
- a CDS encoding SUKH-4 family immunity protein, with product MTATTITVPTHALHPSITHEATRHRLTGAGLPATHSLMRFAPLAESRVVTVRQYLVDKEADPANLDADIADLLVVGHLIVENGDAEEVVLDGGTGRLFSMWLYEKSPHNAELFPLAPSLDALARFLESVDEFAALRGRFAGLAERTGANVVAEASALLMSVFTDEDWGHDGWGSAGTPAEWDHAIPAFWRIAALIRPMALVAGPGQGLRLDLPDGLLDEEFGADGVVRIDPSELPAALEHEPTRRFLTDIGLPKEELMFGLWRDEYLLLTLAEADAREDGDASRETPADGDRLISLGSLVHDFEVVIDGRTGLLSYHEYGAGTTTPVNADISTLAFTVWMYNRQQNMEKEHDFTQDFYHQLADTMVAVLASVDPVACLPAKDADDYRYWPEVFHDEAGGVL from the coding sequence ATGACTGCGACGACCATCACCGTGCCCACGCACGCGCTCCATCCGTCGATCACGCACGAGGCGACGCGGCACCGTCTGACCGGGGCCGGGCTGCCCGCCACGCACAGCCTGATGCGGTTCGCGCCGCTGGCCGAGTCACGGGTGGTGACTGTGCGGCAGTATCTGGTCGACAAGGAGGCAGACCCTGCGAACCTCGACGCGGACATCGCGGATCTGCTCGTCGTCGGACACCTCATTGTCGAGAACGGCGACGCGGAGGAGGTCGTACTCGACGGGGGCACGGGGCGCTTGTTCAGCATGTGGCTGTACGAGAAGTCCCCGCACAACGCCGAGCTGTTCCCGCTCGCCCCGTCGCTTGACGCCCTGGCGCGTTTCCTTGAGAGTGTCGACGAATTCGCCGCCCTGCGCGGCCGGTTCGCCGGACTGGCCGAGCGGACCGGCGCCAACGTCGTGGCGGAGGCATCGGCCCTGTTGATGTCGGTCTTCACCGACGAGGACTGGGGCCACGACGGGTGGGGCAGCGCGGGCACCCCGGCCGAGTGGGATCACGCGATCCCCGCGTTCTGGCGCATAGCCGCGCTGATACGGCCGATGGCACTGGTCGCCGGCCCGGGGCAGGGCCTGCGTCTGGACCTGCCCGACGGGCTGCTGGACGAGGAGTTCGGGGCGGACGGGGTCGTCCGCATCGATCCGTCGGAGCTGCCCGCGGCCCTGGAGCACGAGCCGACGCGGCGGTTCCTGACGGACATCGGGCTCCCGAAGGAGGAGCTCATGTTCGGCCTGTGGCGCGACGAATACCTGCTGCTGACTCTCGCGGAGGCCGATGCGCGTGAGGACGGCGACGCTTCCCGTGAGACGCCGGCGGACGGGGACAGGCTGATCAGTCTCGGCAGTCTGGTCCACGACTTCGAGGTCGTGATCGACGGCCGTACGGGCCTCCTCTCGTACCACGAGTACGGCGCAGGTACGACGACGCCGGTCAACGCGGACATCTCCACGCTGGCGTTCACGGTGTGGATGTACAACCGTCAGCAGAACATGGAGAAGGAGCACGACTTCACGCAGGACTTCTACCACCAGCTCGCCGACACCATGGTCGCCGTGCTCGCCTCGGTCGACCCCGTCGCCTGCCTCCCCGCGAAGGACGCCGACGACTACCGCTACTGGCCGGAGGTGTTCCACGACGAGGCGGGCGGCGTGCTCTGA
- a CDS encoding DUF397 domain-containing protein: protein MSTTELAWFKSSYSGGDGDSCVEVALSWHKSSYSGGDGDDCVEVATCPSTVHVRDSKDTEGPQLALAPAAWTSFVTYAAEARG, encoded by the coding sequence ATGAGCACCACTGAACTGGCCTGGTTCAAGAGCAGCTACAGCGGCGGCGATGGCGACTCCTGCGTCGAAGTCGCCCTGTCCTGGCACAAGTCCAGCTACAGCGGCGGCGATGGCGACGACTGCGTCGAGGTCGCCACCTGCCCCAGCACCGTCCACGTCCGCGACTCCAAGGACACGGAGGGCCCCCAACTCGCCCTCGCCCCCGCCGCCTGGACCAGCTTCGTCACCTACGCCGCCGAAGCCCGGGGCTGA
- a CDS encoding helix-turn-helix domain-containing protein, with protein sequence MTETAGAPGGSGGEPEVSDSLKAFGEVVKAFRRRARLTQEEFAPRVRYSLPTVASIEQGRRFPPADFVDRAEEVLDAFGTLKGAARHLSRRPGLASWFRQWASLEAEAVSLYTYECRLIPGLLQTEAYARTLFTNQLPPLGDEQIEAQLAARLERQRLLRERPNTAYSFILEEHLFLRRTGGRQVTLDLIDHVLGLAELRNIEIQIMPVVRQSHAGLDGPMRLLETPDNRWLGYCEGQKSGQFISDPKVVSELQMRYARMRSQALTLEDSVSLLRQMRGAA encoded by the coding sequence ATGACGGAGACGGCGGGCGCACCGGGCGGTTCGGGCGGGGAGCCGGAGGTATCGGACAGCCTGAAGGCGTTCGGGGAGGTGGTCAAGGCCTTCCGGAGGCGGGCGAGGCTGACACAGGAGGAGTTCGCGCCGAGGGTGCGGTACTCGCTCCCGACCGTGGCGTCGATCGAGCAGGGCCGCCGCTTCCCGCCGGCGGACTTCGTCGACCGGGCGGAGGAGGTCCTCGACGCGTTCGGCACGCTGAAAGGCGCGGCACGGCATCTGTCGCGGCGGCCGGGGCTGGCGAGCTGGTTCCGGCAGTGGGCGAGTCTGGAAGCGGAGGCGGTCAGTCTCTACACATACGAATGCCGGTTGATTCCGGGCCTGTTGCAGACGGAGGCGTACGCGCGGACGCTGTTCACGAACCAGCTGCCGCCGCTGGGCGACGAGCAGATCGAGGCGCAGTTGGCCGCACGGCTGGAGCGGCAGCGGTTACTTCGGGAGCGGCCGAACACGGCGTACAGCTTCATCCTCGAAGAGCACCTGTTCCTGCGGCGGACGGGCGGGAGGCAGGTCACGCTGGATCTGATCGACCACGTCCTCGGTCTCGCCGAACTCCGCAACATCGAGATCCAGATCATGCCGGTGGTACGGCAGAGCCACGCCGGGCTGGACGGTCCCATGCGGCTGCTGGAGACCCCGGACAACCGGTGGCTCGGCTACTGCGAGGGGCAGAAGAGCGGCCAGTTCATCTCCGACCCGAAAGTGGTCAGTGAGCTCCAGATGCGGTATGCCAGGATGCGGTCACAGGCTCTTACTCTGGAAGACTCCGTGAGCCTGTTGCGGCAGATGCGAGGAGCGGCATGA
- a CDS encoding ATP-binding protein: MHAPSPQQPLTVRVFTQRFSATRRGARLARRLALHQLHVWGIPYDSEHSDTTAVLVAELAANAATHGRVPGRDFELTLTLSPDTLRIEVSDTRTEQRPPHPGDVPPLPPLAESGRGLVLVEALACRWEVLERGGLGKTVRAELDLPG; the protein is encoded by the coding sequence ATGCACGCACCCAGCCCCCAACAGCCCCTCACCGTACGTGTGTTCACCCAGCGCTTCAGTGCCACCCGTCGCGGCGCCCGGCTCGCCAGGCGCCTCGCGCTCCACCAACTGCACGTCTGGGGCATCCCGTACGACTCCGAGCACTCCGACACCACCGCCGTGCTCGTCGCGGAACTCGCCGCGAATGCGGCGACCCACGGGCGCGTACCCGGCCGGGACTTCGAGCTGACGCTCACTCTCAGCCCGGACACGCTCCGGATCGAGGTCTCCGACACCCGTACCGAGCAGCGACCGCCCCACCCGGGAGACGTACCGCCGCTGCCACCCCTGGCCGAATCCGGCCGCGGCCTCGTCCTCGTCGAGGCGCTCGCCTGCCGGTGGGAGGTCCTGGAGCGCGGAGGACTCGGGAAGACCGTTCGCGCGGAGCTCGATCTCCCCGGCTGA
- a CDS encoding VOC family protein, protein MSYIALVTLVVRDYDEAIAFYTDALGFELVEDTDRGDGSRWVVVRPRGTGHGSALLLARAKDDVQRASVGAQTGGRVGFFLHTEDFAADHARMTAAGVRFLEEPRHEPYGSVAVFEDLYGNRWDLLQPK, encoded by the coding sequence ATGTCGTACATCGCCCTGGTCACCCTCGTCGTCCGTGACTACGACGAGGCCATCGCCTTCTACACCGACGCCCTCGGCTTCGAACTGGTCGAGGACACCGACCGCGGGGACGGCAGCCGCTGGGTGGTGGTCCGCCCGCGCGGCACGGGCCATGGCTCGGCACTGCTGCTGGCCCGCGCCAAGGACGACGTCCAGCGCGCGAGCGTCGGCGCGCAGACGGGTGGGCGGGTCGGCTTCTTCCTGCACACCGAGGACTTCGCGGCCGACCACGCGCGGATGACGGCGGCGGGCGTCCGCTTCCTGGAGGAGCCGCGACACGAGCCGTACGGCTCGGTCGCGGTCTTCGAGGACCTGTACGGCAACCGCTGGGACCTGCTGCAGCCCAAGTAG
- a CDS encoding nucleoside/nucleotide kinase family protein, with the protein MHAPPPPPRPQYPPHLLYRARELAVPGRRLILGIAGAPGAGKSTLAAHLVEALDGLAVLVPMDGFHLAQAELVRLGRAGRKGAPDTFDAAGYAALLARLRVPAPGDTVYAPAFDRALEESVAGSIPVDPGTPLVVTEGNYLLHDEGPWAQVRPLLDEVWYLEIDDAVRVRRLVDRHVRFGKQRAYAERWVQDSDERNARLVARGRNRADFVVTQAL; encoded by the coding sequence ATGCATGCGCCGCCGCCCCCGCCACGCCCGCAGTACCCACCGCACCTCCTGTACCGCGCCCGCGAACTCGCCGTCCCCGGCCGCCGGCTCATCCTGGGCATTGCAGGAGCCCCCGGCGCCGGGAAGTCGACCCTCGCCGCCCATCTCGTCGAAGCACTCGACGGGCTCGCCGTCCTGGTCCCCATGGACGGTTTCCACCTCGCCCAGGCCGAGCTGGTCCGCCTGGGCCGCGCCGGCCGCAAAGGCGCACCCGACACCTTCGACGCCGCCGGGTACGCCGCCCTGCTCGCCCGGCTGCGCGTCCCCGCCCCGGGCGACACGGTCTACGCACCCGCCTTCGACCGCGCCCTGGAGGAATCCGTCGCCGGCAGCATTCCGGTCGACCCCGGCACCCCCCTCGTCGTCACCGAGGGCAACTACCTCCTGCACGACGAAGGCCCCTGGGCGCAGGTCAGGCCTCTCCTCGACGAGGTCTGGTACCTGGAGATCGACGATGCGGTACGCGTACGCCGCCTCGTCGACCGGCATGTGCGGTTCGGCAAACAGCGGGCGTACGCCGAACGCTGGGTCCAGGACTCCGACGAGCGCAACGCCCGGCTGGTCGCGCGCGGCCGCAACCGTGCCGACTTCGTGGTCACACAGGCGCTGTAG